A genomic region of Danio aesculapii chromosome 21, fDanAes4.1, whole genome shotgun sequence contains the following coding sequences:
- the LOC130215207 gene encoding protein RD3, translated as MFLWSSVFSKEPQVPGHRSPEELVTNMLMLELGSLVKRTERLYQERAMETRRRSSIVDYSWLASAPQRSSREISPGEKLELQDLCAKIPPSQCGPLILRLRKMVTELEPEVSEVSRVFRAVLCNYLDEMEEGAAMEKALKARVSRSKSMSVINLRSRLRISPLWIRSTAGQDDENPGGDEDEKIYRNRRIRSMPHISIVEEKVQT; from the exons ATGTTCCTCTGGTCGTCAGTGTTCTCCAAGGAGCCGCAGGTTCCTGGTCATCGCTCACCTGAGGAACTAGTAACTAACATGTTGATGTTAGAGTTGGGATCTCTGGTGAAGCGCACCGAACGCCTCTACCAGGAGAGGGCAATGGAGACCCGCAGGCGCAGCTCCATTGTGGATTACAGCTGGCTGGCATCAGCTCCACAGAGGTCCTCCCGTGAGATCTCACCTGGAGAGAAACTGGAGCTGCAGGATCTGTGTGCCAAGATCCCTCCATCCCAGTGCGGTCCACTCATTCTCAG ACTGAGGAAAATGGTGACAGAGCTTGAGCCGGAGGTGAGTGAGGTATCTCGCGTGTTTCGGGCAGTTCTCTGCAACTACCTGGATGAGATGGAGGAGGGAGCCGCCATGGAGAAAGCGCTGAAGGCCCGGGTCAGCCGCAGCAAGAGCATGTCCGTCATCAACCTGCGCTCACGGCTCCGCATCAGCCCACTCTGGATCAGGTCCACAGCCGGACAAGACGATGAGAATCCTGGCGGAGACGAAGATGAAAAGATCTACAGGAACAGGAGGATCAGGAGCATGCCACATATCAGCATTGTGGAAGAAAAAGTACAGACCTGA